Genomic window (Mesorhizobium sp. M4B.F.Ca.ET.058.02.1.1):
GGGACGCCATCGCCGCCGCCCATGCCGCGCAGCCGGCCTGGGCGGCGCGCCCGGCCAAGGAGCGCGCCGCGATCCTGCGCAAGTGGCACGAGCTGATGGTCGCCAACGCCGACGAGCTGGCGGCCATCCTGACCGCCGAGATGGGCAAGCCCTTCGCCGAGGCCCGCGGCGAGATCCTCTACGCCGCAGCCTATGTCGAGTGGTACGCGGAGGAAGCCAAGCGCGTCTACGGCGAGACGATCCCGGCACCGTCGAACGACAAGCGCATGATCGTCATCAAGCAGCCTGTCGGCGTCGTCGGCACGATCACGCCATGGAATTTCCCCGCCGCGATGATCGCGCGCAAGGTCGCGCCTGCGCTCGCCGTCGGCTGCACGGTCGTCTCCAAGCCGGCCGAACAGACGCCGCTTTCGGCGCTGGCGCTGGCCGTCCTCGCCGAGCAGGCCGGCGTGCCTGCCGGCGTCTTCAACGTCATCGTCGGGGAAGATGGTCCGGCCATCGGCAAGGAACTGTGCGGCAACGACAAGGTGCGCAAGATCAGCTTCACCGGCTCGACCGAGGTCGGCCGCATCCTGATGCGCCAGTGCGCTGACCAGATCAAGAAGGTCAGCCTCGAGCTCGGCGGCAATGCGCCGTTCATCGTCTTCGACGATGCCGATCTCGACGCCGCGGTCGAAGGCGCGCTCGCCTCCAAGTACCGCAATGCCGGCCAGACCTGCGTCTGCGCCAACCGCCTCTACGTCCAGTCCGGCGTCTATGACGCCTTCGCCGCCAGGCTCGCGGCAAAGGTCGCCGCGATGCCGGTTGGCGACGGCTTCGAGGCTGGCGTGATGGTCGGGCCGTTGATCGACGACAAGGGGTTGGCGAAGGTCGAGAGCCATGTCGAGGATGCGGTGTCGAAAGGCGCCAAGGTGCTTACCGGCGGCAAGCGCATCGAAGGCGCCGGCACGTTCTTCTCGCCGACAGTGCTGACGGGTGTCACAAGCGGCATGCAGGTGGCGCGCGAGGAGACGTTCGGCCCGGTCGCGCCGCTTTTCCGCTTCGACACGGTCGAGGATGTGATCGCGCAGGCGAACGACACCGAATTCGGACTCGCGGCGTATTTCTTCGCCGGCGACTTGAAGAAGGTCTGGCGGGTAGCCGAGGCGCTGGAATACGGCATGGTCGGGATCAACACCGGCCTGATCTCCAGCGAAGCGGCGCCCTTCGGCGGCATCAAGCAGTCCGGCCTCGGCCGCGAGGGCTCCCGCCACGGCGCGGACGACTATCTGGAAATCAAATATCTCTGCATCGGCAATCTGTAGGCAGCTACCCTCCCGACTCAAGCGACAACATCCGACCGGTCGCCGGCGTCAGCCCGGACAGGTGCCGGTTGCAGGGTCCGCAGGCAGGAAGAAGCTTCGCCGCTCGCAAGCGGTGAGTTCGCGAGGCACGGTGCGCCGGGCGAAGTCGATGAGGTCCTTGGGCGCCTGGAAGACACGAACGATACGGACACTTTTTTCGCCGGCAACAATTGCGACGCGGGCGCCGTCGGAACTGAAAGCTGCGCGTGTAAAGCCCAGTAGAACGGTTGCTTCGTCGTGGCTGCCAAGGACGGCAATCTGGCGCCCCGATTGCGTCGCCCATAGCCGCACCGTGCGATCTTTGGAGGACGCGGTCACGACATACAAACCGTTAGGACTGAACTGGGCGCTGTCGACGGCGCCGTCGTGGCCCCTTAGAACGGCACTTTCCAGTCCGCCAGCGACGCTCCAGATGCGGACGGTTCCATCGCGCGAGCCGGTCAGCAGCGACTGACCGTCGGGGCTGAAGGCGAGGACCGTTAGCGCGCCGGTGTGTCCCACTAGCGTTCCGACGTTTGCTCCGTCCGTGGTCGACCAAATGCGAGCCGTGTGGTCGAGCGAGCCTGTGGCGACGAGTTGACCGTCCGGGCTGAAGGCCGCTGCCGTGATGCGATCCTGATGCCCCACAAGAACCCTGAGCTCGGCTCCGCCCGTCGTCAGCAGGTGGCCCGCATTGTCTTCCCTGGCCGAGAGGATCAGATTTCCGTCGGGGCTAAGAATGGCCTGGGGCAGATTGCTGCTTGTATTGATGACGGCCAGCTCGGTGCCGTTCGCAGCGTCCCACTGCTGCGCGGTGCCGTTGATCGATGCGACAAGAAGCGATTTGCCATCGCGACCAAACTGGATCTGGACCAAGCCGCCATGTGATCGGAACTGGGCGGTCTCCGAACCCGTGGCGACATCCCAAATACGGACCTGCCCCCAAGAGATGCCGTCGCGACCTGCTGTCCATCGGGACTGAACGTCGCGTTTTGAATGATCTCATGTGTATCGAACCGGATTGTCTCGCGCCCGCTCACGACATCCCAGAGGTGCGCCGCGCTGTCGCCGCCGCCGGTCAGCAGGTGGACATTGTCGGGACTGAAGACCGCGAAAGTCGGCCGGTATTCATGCGAGAGCGCGGTCGTCAGCGCGCCGTCGACATCCCACAGCCGAGCAGTGCCATCATGTGAAGCAGTGAGAAGAATGTTGCCGTCGACCGGGCTGAATTCCAGATGCTCGACCAAAGATTCATGGCCGGCGATCGTCGTCACCAACGAGGCGCGTTCAACGTCCCAGATGCGGATCGGCCCATTGACCGAGGCGGTCGCCAGGAAGCGGTCGTCCGGGGTGAAAGCACCGTTCATCTCCACATCACGTTCATCCGTGTCGATGTCTGCCTTCAATCCCGAAACCTCCTGGCCGAGCACATCATCCAGCGTTCCCAACACTCCATCCCAAATCCGGGCAGTGCCATCGAGGGATACAGTGGCGATTCGCTGACCCCGTGACCGAAGATCACGCCGTTCAATTGCGTGTCGCTCTTGCTGCCGGCCAACTTTGCGATCTCCGTTCCTTTCGACACATCGAAAAGGCTGGAAGTGTCGCGGTGTGAATGCCAACCCCACGGGCCGGCCAGCATCCGGCTCCCGTCCGGGCTGAACGCCAGGCTGTAGGGCCAGGAGGTCACTCGGATTGACCGCGTCAGCGCGCCGTCTGCGCTATTCCAGATCGAAACAAAATGCCTGCCTGCCGTCGCGAAGCTGCGGCCGTCTGAACTGAAAGCAGCACGCGTATATGCGTCGCTCCTTACACCTAGGACTTTCTTTCCGGTCCGAGCATCCCAGAGCGTTGCATCGCTGTTCTCCCCCGCCGTCAGCACCCGGGTGCCATCCGGGCTGAAGATTGCCGTCGGATAGTTGCTTACAGGCCGCAGGATGAAGAGCTGTTCTCCCGATGTGGCCTCCCAAAGGCGTGCAGTGCCATCCCTCGCGGCCGTCAGGATACGGCTCCCATCCGGGCTGAATTCAGCCCTCTCCAGGGCCTCTTCATGTCCTTTTAGAACTACGGTTTCGGCGCCGCTGGAGATGTCCCAGACGGCCGCAGTCTTGTCGTGGGATGCGGTGACGATGCGATCGCCGGCCGGATTGAATGCCGCATCCGTCACGCCGGCCCCATGCCGGAAGATTTTGATCTGTCGGTGCGCCAGCAGAGCCTTGTAGAGGGCTGTCTCAGCCTCAAAGAGATAGGGCCGCTTGGGCTGGTCTTTCGAGGACAGTGCTTCGAGCGCCAACAGGATCGCAGCCTCGGTGTTGCCTC
Coding sequences:
- a CDS encoding WD40 repeat domain-containing protein; this translates as MGHQDRITAAAFSPDGQLVATGSLDHTARIWSTTDGANVGTLVGHTGALTVLAFSPDGQSLLTGSRDGTVRIWSVAGGLESAVLRGHDGAVDSAQFSPNGLYVVTASSKDRTVRLWATQSGRQIAVLGSHDEATVLLGFTRAAFSSDGARVAIVAGEKSVRIVRVFQAPKDLIDFARRTVPRELTACERRSFFLPADPATGTCPG
- a CDS encoding NAD-dependent succinate-semialdehyde dehydrogenase, with the protein product MAFTTALTKHVSFSSRFLRDTGYIDGVWTAGDATRTFDVLNPATGEVLASLSDMGAAETRDAIAAAHAAQPAWAARPAKERAAILRKWHELMVANADELAAILTAEMGKPFAEARGEILYAAAYVEWYAEEAKRVYGETIPAPSNDKRMIVIKQPVGVVGTITPWNFPAAMIARKVAPALAVGCTVVSKPAEQTPLSALALAVLAEQAGVPAGVFNVIVGEDGPAIGKELCGNDKVRKISFTGSTEVGRILMRQCADQIKKVSLELGGNAPFIVFDDADLDAAVEGALASKYRNAGQTCVCANRLYVQSGVYDAFAARLAAKVAAMPVGDGFEAGVMVGPLIDDKGLAKVESHVEDAVSKGAKVLTGGKRIEGAGTFFSPTVLTGVTSGMQVAREETFGPVAPLFRFDTVEDVIAQANDTEFGLAAYFFAGDLKKVWRVAEALEYGMVGINTGLISSEAAPFGGIKQSGLGREGSRHGADDYLEIKYLCIGNL